One region of Maylandia zebra isolate NMK-2024a linkage group LG10, Mzebra_GT3a, whole genome shotgun sequence genomic DNA includes:
- the tmem135 gene encoding transmembrane protein 135, which yields MAALSKIPHNCYEIGHTWSPSCVQSAADVTRSALEVSFKIYAPLYLIAAVLRRRKKDYYLKRLIPEIFWSTSFLTTNGGLFIVFFCILRRLLGGFYSWSVGFGSALPASYIAILLERKSRRGLLTIYMANLATETLFRMAVTRGVVKPIKHGEVLLFCITSSLFMFFFRSKDGLKGFAFSALKFIIGKEEIPTHSVLADDSQPSAERPDSRRKTLLSSTRKLLESICKRGPRHRCCKHYNDNCISYCVKGFVRMFSVGYVIQCLLKVPSAFRQMFSKPSRLPSLFYNKENFQLGVFLGSFVSIYKGTSCLLRWMRNIDDELHALIAGFLAGVSMFFYKSTTISMYLFSKLVETIYFKGIEAGRLPYIPHADTIIYAVSTAICFHAAVMEVQNLRPTYWKFLLRLTQGRFALMNRQVLDMFGTQASRDFKGFVPKLDPRYTTVPSKTVLLPGGDIQLG from the exons ATAGCAGCAGTTCTAAGGAGAAGGAAGAAGGATTACTACTTAAAAAGGCTTATCCCAGAGATCTTTTGGTCTACCTCTTTCCTGACTACCAATGGGGGTCTCTTCATCGTTTTCTTCTGCATTCTCAG GAGACTTTTGGGAGGCTTCTACTCCTGGTCTGTTGGGTTTGGCTCAGCACTGCCAGCCTCTTATATTGCCATCCTGCTGGAGCGCAAGAGCAG GAGAGGGCTGCTGACAATATACATGGCAAATCTT GCCACTGAGACTTTGTTTCGCATGGCAGTGACACGAGGTGTCGTCAAACCCATTAAACATGGCGAG GTGCTGTTGTTCTGCATTACTTCATCACTCTTTATGTTCTTCTTCAG AAGTAAAGATGGTCTCAAAGGCTTTGCATTCTCCGCATTGAA ATTCATCATTGGGAAAGAAGAGATCCCAACACACTCTGTGCTGGCTGATGATTCACAGCCATCAGCAGAAAGGCCTGACTCTAGAAGAAAGACTCTTCTATCCTCCACCAGGAAACTGCTCGAATCAAT ATGCAAACGGGGACCAAGACACAGATGTTGCAAACATTATAATGACAACTGCATATCCTACTGTGTCAAA GGTTTTGTCAGGATGTTCAGTGTTGGCTACGTGATTCAGTGTTTACTTAAAGTGCCATCAGCATTCAGACAGATGTTTTCGAAACCCTCCCGCCTTCCCTCCCTCTTCTACAACAAAGAGAACTTCCAACTCGGGGTTTTTCTAGGCTCCTTCGTCAGTATCTATAAG GGAACAAGCTGCTTGCTGCGCTGGATGCGTAACATTGATGATGAACTCCATGCGCTTATAGCTG GCTTCCTGGCTGGAGTTTCAATGTTCTTCTACAAAAGCACAACAATATCCATGTATCTCTTTTCTAAGCTGGTGgag ACTATCTACTTCAAGGGCATTGAGGCTGGCCGGTTGCCTTACATTCCACATGCAGACACAATCATATATGCCGTCTCCACTGCGATCTGCTTCCATGCT GCTGTGATGGAAGTGCAGAACCTCAGGCCAACTTACTGGAAGTTCCTGCTGCGTTTAACCCAGGGCAG GTTTGCTCTGATGAACCGACAGGTGCTAGACATGTTTGGGACTCAGGCTTCCAGAGACTTTAAAGGCTTTGTGCCCAAACTGGACCCCCGTTACACCACGGTGCCCAGCAAGACAGTGCTTCTACCGGGAGGTGACATCCAACTTGGATGA